From Zingiber officinale cultivar Zhangliang chromosome 5B, Zo_v1.1, whole genome shotgun sequence, the proteins below share one genomic window:
- the LOC121984935 gene encoding protein JINGUBANG-like yields the protein MAELEYVASTPLLGKWSSSGSSSSSSDDAGSGTDSNRAPEALETKKSGGGGGGRHKSLAVLTGHSGSVHCLAVCGEYVLSASDGRDIVAWRQPDLRRFARFGHGGGGSVKALAAVGGRVFSAHQDGRIRVWQVCGSENAFRLAATLPTARDRIGKILMQGSYVQTRRHHRKLWIEHADSISCLAVDGGAVYSGSWDKTLKVWRLSDLKCIESIKAHDDAVNALAAAGGAVFSASADGKIKIWARSPRALNHSLKAVLEAAGARKGAAVSWNAVVAAAGGRVAYGGCSDGRVVGWEEDEEGTWRVACEVRAHEMSVLCLSICCKGEVLCSGSADKSIGLWRTRAAAVGTGAGGIYRIGVVRGHEGPVKCVLASGFRVGEGFMLYSGGFDKNLRVWWVDGAKEAQGEGDL from the coding sequence ATGGCGGAGTTGGAGTACGTAGCTTCGACGCCGTTACTGGGAAAATGGAGCAGCAGCGGCAGCAGTAGCAGCAGTAGCGACGACGCCGGAAGTGGCACGGACTCGAACCGAGCCCCGGAAGCATTGGAGACGAAGAAATCCGGCGGCGGAGGCGGAGGTAGACACAAGTCGCTGGCCGTGCTCACCGGCCACTCCGGATCCGTACACTGCCTGGCCGTCTGCGGAGAGTACGTTCTCAGCGCCTCCGACGGGCGTGACATCGTGGCGTGGCGGCAGCCCGACCTCCGCCGCTTCGCCCGGTTCGGCCATGGAGGCGGAGGCAGCGTCAAGGCACTGGCGGCAGTCGGAGGCCGCGTTTTCTCCGCCCACCAGGACGGCCGCATCCGTGTGTGGCAGGTCTGCGGCTCCGAGAACGCCTTCCGGCTCGCCGCCACACTTCCCACGGCCAGGGACAGAATCGGGAAGATCCTGATGCAGGGGAGCTACGTGCAGACCCGGCGACACCACCGCAAGCTCTGGATCGAGCACGCCGACAGCATCTCCTGCCTCGCCGTCGACGGCGGCGCCGTCTACTCCGGCTCCTGGGACAAGACTCTAAAGGTCTGGCGACTCTCTGACCTCAAGTGCATCGAGTCCATCAAGGCGCACGACGACGCCGTGAACGCGCTGGCGGCAGCCGGGGGCGCCGTCTTCTCGGCCTCCGCCGACGGCAAGATCAAGATCTGGGCGCGCTCGCCTCGCGCTCTCAATCACTCCTTGAAGGCCGTCCTGGAGGCGGCGGGGGCGCGTAAGGGTGCCGCCGTTTCGTGGAACGCAGTTGTGGCGGCGGCGGGCGGTCGGGTAGCCTACGGCGGGTGCTCCGACGGGAGGGTGGTGGGATgggaggaggatgaggaaggcACGTGGAGGGTGGCCTGCGAGGTGAGGGCGCACGAGATGAGCGTCCTGTGTTTGAGCATTTGCTGCAAAGGCGAGGTGCTGTGTAGTGGGTCGGCCGACAAGAGCATTGGGTTGTGGAGGACGAGGGCGGCAGCGGTCGGCACCGGCGCCGGCGGAATTTATAGAATTGGGGTGGTAAGAGGGCATGAAGGTCCGGTGAAGTGCGTGCTGGCTTCGGGGTTCAGAGTTGGGGAAGGCTTCATGCTCTACAGTGGCGGGTTCGATAAGAACTTGAGGGTGTGGTGGGTGGATGGAGCAAaagaagcccaaggagaaggaGATCTGTAG
- the LOC121984934 gene encoding hexokinase-3-like isoform X2, with translation MPYSGGESWCSVRAEKTEDGIYYTLHLDATSCRVVRVELGIRGSKTFNYKVEEKKIPVELLTSTREDFFDFIVLALKESVERDDNDFEQMPNLRMGLGFAFPCPIKQLSYSSGALINWAKGFAVGEVVGEDVSQCLEEAMARNGLNMSVAALANDPVGALALGHYHDKDTVAAVIIGTDTNACYIERMDAIIKCQGLRTNSGDMVVNMEWGNFWSAHLPRTTYDIALKDENTRRNDKSFSKLISEMYLGEIVRRVLHRTANELSIFRDSTHQLSVPFTLRTSLMVAMHKDNSVDLRDVGKILQESFQISGTCLKERMLVTRVCDIVIRRAARLVAAGIVAILKKIGRDGYGRTSSGSITQGRSRRKVIAFESSLYIHYPIFRKYLNEAISEILGEEVAQNIVLRISEDGSGIGTALLAAVNSSRR, from the exons ATGCCATACAGCGGTGGAGAAAGTTGGTGTTCTGTACGTGCAGAGAA AACTGAAGATGGAATATACTATACTCTTCATTTAGATGCAACGAGTTGCAGAGTTGTAAGAGTTGAACTGGGCATCAGAGGTTCTAAGACCTTCAACTATAAAGTTGAAGAGAAAAAGATTCCAGTGGAATTGTTGACCAGTACAAGAGAG GACTTTTTTGATTTCATTGTTTTGGCATTAAAAGAATCTGTTGAAAGAGACGACAATGATTTTGAGCAAATGCCTAATTTAAGGATGGGACTCGGGTTTGCATTTCCTTGTCCAATTAAACAATTGTCTTATTCTTCCGGCGCTCTTATTAATTGGGCAAAAGGCTTTGCAGTTGGAGAAGTT GTCGGAGAAGATGTTTCACAATGTTTAGAGGAAGCCATGGCAAGGAATGGATTGAACATGAGTGTAGCTGCATTG GCGAATGATCCTGTGGGAGCATTAGCTCTTGGTCATTATCACGATAAAGACACTGTAGCCGCAGTGATAATTGGAACTGACACCAATGCATGCTATATTGAGCGAATGGATGCAATTATTAAGTGTCAAGGTCTTCGCACAAACTCTGGAGACATG GTTGTCAACATGGAATGGGGAAATTTCTGGTCAGCACATCTACCTAGAACCACTTACGATATTGCTTTGAAGGATGAAAATACAAGGCGAAACGACAAA AGTTTCTCAAAACTGATTTCGGAAATGTACTTGGGTGAAATTGTTCGAAGAGTTCTTCATAGAACTGCAAACGAACTGAGTATTTTCAGAGATTCTACTCATCAACTATCAGTACCATTTACCTTGAG GACATCTTTGATGGTTGCCATGCACAAGGATAACTCTGTGGACCTACGAGACGTCGGAAAGATCCTCCAAGAAAGTTTCCAG ATATCCGGTACTTGTTTGAAAGAAAGAATGCTGGTCACGAGAGTATGTGATATTGTGATCCGAAGAGCTGCCAGATTAGTTGCAGCAGGGATAGTTGCTATACTGAAGAAAATAGGCCGAGATGGATATGGTAGAACATCAAGCGGAAGCATCACCCAAGGTAGATCAAGAAGAAAGGTCATTGCATTCGAGAGTAGCCTTTATATTCATTATCCGATCTTCCGGAAGTACCTTAACGAAGCCATATCGGAAATCTTGGGCGAAGAGGTTGCCCAGAATATAGTCCTTCGGATTTCTGAAGATGGATCAGGAATCGGCACTGCTTTGCTGGCTGCTGTGAATTCATCCCGAAGATGA
- the LOC121984934 gene encoding hexokinase-3-like isoform X1 — MGRVELGLAVGCAVVTCAIAAALVGRRARSWWRWGKAVAMVEGFEEGCATPVGRLRQLVDGMVVEMYAGLATNGGSKLKMLPTFVDVLPDGTEDGIYYTLHLDATSCRVVRVELGIRGSKTFNYKVEEKKIPVELLTSTREDFFDFIVLALKESVERDDNDFEQMPNLRMGLGFAFPCPIKQLSYSSGALINWAKGFAVGEVVGEDVSQCLEEAMARNGLNMSVAALANDPVGALALGHYHDKDTVAAVIIGTDTNACYIERMDAIIKCQGLRTNSGDMVVNMEWGNFWSAHLPRTTYDIALKDENTRRNDKSFSKLISEMYLGEIVRRVLHRTANELSIFRDSTHQLSVPFTLRTSLMVAMHKDNSVDLRDVGKILQESFQISGTCLKERMLVTRVCDIVIRRAARLVAAGIVAILKKIGRDGYGRTSSGSITQGRSRRKVIAFESSLYIHYPIFRKYLNEAISEILGEEVAQNIVLRISEDGSGIGTALLAAVNSSRR, encoded by the exons ATGGGGAGGGTCGAGTTGGGGTTGGCCGTTGGGTGCGCCGTTGTGACTTGCGCGATCGCGGCGGCGCTGGTGGGACGGAGGGCGAGGAGTTGGTGGCGTTGGGGGAAGGCGGTGGCGATGGTGGAGGGATTCGAGGAGGGTTGCGCCACCCCGGTCGGTAGGCTGCGACAGTTGGTGGACGGCATGGTCGTGGAGATGTACGCGGGGCTGGCCACTAACGGGGGAAGCAAGCTCAAGATGCTACCCACCTTCGTCGATGTCCTCCCCGATGG AACTGAAGATGGAATATACTATACTCTTCATTTAGATGCAACGAGTTGCAGAGTTGTAAGAGTTGAACTGGGCATCAGAGGTTCTAAGACCTTCAACTATAAAGTTGAAGAGAAAAAGATTCCAGTGGAATTGTTGACCAGTACAAGAGAG GACTTTTTTGATTTCATTGTTTTGGCATTAAAAGAATCTGTTGAAAGAGACGACAATGATTTTGAGCAAATGCCTAATTTAAGGATGGGACTCGGGTTTGCATTTCCTTGTCCAATTAAACAATTGTCTTATTCTTCCGGCGCTCTTATTAATTGGGCAAAAGGCTTTGCAGTTGGAGAAGTT GTCGGAGAAGATGTTTCACAATGTTTAGAGGAAGCCATGGCAAGGAATGGATTGAACATGAGTGTAGCTGCATTG GCGAATGATCCTGTGGGAGCATTAGCTCTTGGTCATTATCACGATAAAGACACTGTAGCCGCAGTGATAATTGGAACTGACACCAATGCATGCTATATTGAGCGAATGGATGCAATTATTAAGTGTCAAGGTCTTCGCACAAACTCTGGAGACATG GTTGTCAACATGGAATGGGGAAATTTCTGGTCAGCACATCTACCTAGAACCACTTACGATATTGCTTTGAAGGATGAAAATACAAGGCGAAACGACAAA AGTTTCTCAAAACTGATTTCGGAAATGTACTTGGGTGAAATTGTTCGAAGAGTTCTTCATAGAACTGCAAACGAACTGAGTATTTTCAGAGATTCTACTCATCAACTATCAGTACCATTTACCTTGAG GACATCTTTGATGGTTGCCATGCACAAGGATAACTCTGTGGACCTACGAGACGTCGGAAAGATCCTCCAAGAAAGTTTCCAG ATATCCGGTACTTGTTTGAAAGAAAGAATGCTGGTCACGAGAGTATGTGATATTGTGATCCGAAGAGCTGCCAGATTAGTTGCAGCAGGGATAGTTGCTATACTGAAGAAAATAGGCCGAGATGGATATGGTAGAACATCAAGCGGAAGCATCACCCAAGGTAGATCAAGAAGAAAGGTCATTGCATTCGAGAGTAGCCTTTATATTCATTATCCGATCTTCCGGAAGTACCTTAACGAAGCCATATCGGAAATCTTGGGCGAAGAGGTTGCCCAGAATATAGTCCTTCGGATTTCTGAAGATGGATCAGGAATCGGCACTGCTTTGCTGGCTGCTGTGAATTCATCCCGAAGATGA
- the LOC121986825 gene encoding neurofilament heavy polypeptide-like, translating to MVEQQQKAQAERIAQQATSASGGRAAPEDRPEQLSIWGQNKGPTGTQVEAPPAPIPFHRALFQTPSEVAQANLDRGSSSDEATERLKLRAAEIEAAKNKEIAERGLAPADPASEEGEGTQDVPEALAAPASHDEAAGDLEPSTQVEVEGRSADDVPLATRKRKQPEATSQPIPSDEPQSERGDEAPVLSGAVSIESTPTSLGSPRATSEVPPSSPPRTLRRIKRLGDRPSSSAGEPSGKATASKGDPSGPTLIKTILRLPSEEYMAAADRPIVPEQQITLMGTLAKVWEDARLRIAMMTPGQLGDSNLQQATEDELKKLKAVGDSRQSTAALEKAKRLLEAERSKTFGLTSEVARLEALVKQRDKEVKTATARKLKAIDDMDLMKVENRGLEQQVKELDASITAEREGRSADRTKAEGALQDLQAALDASQTALKDYHDGEPGRSAEVRKAFVRSDEFGEKFTDKLSLTFEEAIKVVVDYMKNKGHAPADLSVPAEDLATMMGSIPDHLFNFDD from the exons ATGGTGGAGCAACAGCAGAAGGCTCAAGCCGAGCGGATAGCACAACAGGCGACGTCGGCttcgggtggccgagcggccccTGAAGACCGACCGGAGCAGCTTTCGATATGGGGGcagaacaaaggtccgaccggCACTCAAGTGGAAGCACCACCCGCCCCGATACCGTTCCACCGGGCTTTGTTCCAGACACCATCAGAAGTCGCGCAGGCCAACCTCGACCGAGGGTCTTCATCCGACGAG gctaccgagcggctgaaactgcGAGCCGCCGAGATCGAGGCAGCCAAGAACAAggagatcgccgagcggggccttgctccaGCGGATCCGGccagcgaagaaggtgaggggactcaggatgtcCCCGAAGCCCTAGCCGCTCCTGCCTCTCACGACGAGGCTGCGGGCGACCTAGAACCCTCCACTCAAGTcgaggtggagggtcgttcggccgacgacGTTCCTCTGGCAACTCGGAAGCGCAAACAGCCGGAGGCAACCTCTCAACCGATTCCATCCGATGAACCGCAATCCGAGCGGGGCGACGAAGCTCCAGTGTTGTCCGGGGCGGTTTCTATTGAGAGTACCCCGACGTCGCTCGGCTCTCCAAGGGCaacctctgaggtgccgccctccagtcctccAAGAACGCTGCGACGTATTAAGCgattgggcgaccgtccttcCTCCTCCGCCGGTGAGCCGTCCGGCAAGGCTACTGCTTCTAAAGGTGATCCGAGTGGTCCGACATTGATAAAGACCATCTTGCGCCTCCCGTCTGAAGAATACATGGCAGCCGCTGATCGGCCTATCGTCCCCGAGCAGCAAATCACACTCATGGGTACCctcgccaaagtttgggaggatgCTCGTCTTCGGATCGCCATGATGACTCCtggtcagctcggcgacagcaatctacaacaggcgaCCGAG gacgaacTGAAGAAGCTCAAGGCTGTGGGGGACAGTagacaatcgacggccgctctggagaaggccaaaaggttGCTGGAAGCTGAGCGGAGTAAGACTTTCGGCTTGACAAGCGAGGTTGCCCGCCTCGAAGCCTTAGTCAAGCAGCGGGATAAAGAAGTAAAGACCGCGACCGCTCGAAAGCTCAAGGCCATTGatgatatggacttgatgaaggtggagaaccggGGGCTGGAACAACAGGTGAAGGAGCTAGACGCCTCCATAACTGCCGAGCGGGAGGGTCGCTCCGCCGATCGGACCAAAGCAGAAGGAGCCTTGCAAGATCTTCAGGCTGCCCTGGATGCTTCCCAGACCGCTCTCAAGGATTACCACGATGGAGAGCCCGGTCGATCGGCGGAGGTACGCAAAgccttcgtccgctcggacgagttTGGCGAGAAATTTACCGACAAGCTCTCCTTGACTTTTGAGGAGGCAATCAAAGTGGTGGTGGACTACATGAAGAACAAAGGCCATGCTCCTGCCGATCTGTCCGTCCCTGCCGAAGACCTGGcgaccatgatgggctccatccctgaccatctttttaattttgatgactaA